GCCAGGCCTGAATCTCGATCTGCCGTTGCCGAGCGTCTCGGTGGTGCCCGGTCTGCAGCGTCCGCGCTCGCGCGGGCGCCTGACTTTGCGCAGCGCCGACCCGAATGTGCCGCCGCGGATCGAACTCAATTACCTCGATGATCCTGAAGACCTCCGCCGCATGATCGATGGGGTGCGGCTGGCATGGCGTCTAATGCATCGCGCGCCGTTCGCCGCCTATCTCAAGGAGATCGTCAATCTCACTCAGGAGGTGGTCGACTCGGATGCGGCCCTCGCGGATTTCGTACGAACCAATTGTAGCACGATCTACCATCCGGTAGGGACGGCTAAAATGGGCCCATCCAGCGATCCGCTGGCGGTGGTCGATCAGTTCTGCCGGGTGCGTGGGGTCGCCAACCTACGCGTGGTTGACGCCTCGGTCATGCCGAATATCGTGCGCGCGAACACCAACCTGACCTGCATCATGATCGGCGAGCGGGCCGCCGAGTGGATGCGCGCGGAGCCTTAGCGCTGCTTTTTCAAAGACGGTCGAGGGCTATTCATGGAAGCGGCCAGTACGGCGCCGGCACTCGCCTCGGAGGCGGCTCTACCAACCCACAAGTGGCTGATCGCGTTGGCGGTGATGCTCGGGACGGCGCTCGAAGTGCTCGACACCTCGATCATCAACGTGGCGTTGCCGCACATGCAGGGCAGCTTCTCGGCGAGCGTGGACGAGATCGCCTGGGTGCTGACAAGCTATCTGGTCGCGAACGGGATCATGCTGCCGATGACCGCGTGGATCTCGTCGCGGTTCGGCCGCAAGCGCTATTTTCTCGTTTCCGTGTTCGCCTTCGTCGCGGCGTCGGCGCTGTGCGGCGCGGCGGGATCGCTCCGGCAGATGGTGTTTTTTCGGCTGCTGCAGGGGGCCTCCGGCGCCGCGATGATTCCGTCTTCGCAAGCCATCCTGATGGAGACCTTTCCACCTGACGAGCAGCAGATGGCGATGGCGTTGTGGGGCGTGGGCCTGATGGTCGCGCCGATTCTCGGCCCGACGCTCGGCGGCTGGATCACGGACAATTGGAATTGGCGCTGGAACTTTTACATCAACCTGCCAATCGGAATGATCGCCTTCGCCATGGTCTCGGCCTTCGTGCACGACCCGCCTTTCATGCGCCAGCGCCGCGCCCGCGGCGGCAAGGTGGACTATCCAGGCATCGTGCTGTTGGTCCTGAGCCTCGGTGTGCTCCAGATCGTGCTGGATCGCGGACAGCGCGCCGACTGGTTCAACTCCTCGTGGGTGATCGCCGCGACGATTCTCTCGGCCGTCGCGTTTGTGGCGCTGGCTTTTCGCGAGCTGCGCTTCAGCGAACCGATTCTCGATTTGCGGGTGCTCAAATACCGCATCTTCGACGCAGCCATGATGGTAACCGTCGCCTTCAGCTCAATTCTCTTTGGCACACTACTGCTCAGTCCGGTCTTTCTGCAGGAATTGATGGGCTATGACGCCTGGAACGCGGGTCTCGTTCAGGCGCCGCGCGGCATCGGCTCGATGACCTCGATGATGATTGTCGGCAACCTCGCGCGCTTCGGCGTTGACACGACGAAGTTCATCGGTCTGGGCTTCACCCTGATCGCGATCGGATGCTGGTTCTCCGCGGATTACAGCCTGCAGTCGGCGACCTGGCCGATCGTCTGGCCGATGCTCGTGATGGGTCTCGGCTTCGGCATGATCTTTCCGCCGAGTTCCGCCGCGGCCATATCATGCGTCTCGCGCGAGCGCATGGGCAACGCCGCCAGTCTCTACAACATGATGCGCAATACGGGCGCGGCCGTCGGCATCGCCTGGATGACGAACATGCTGGTGAGCCATCAGCAGCTTCATCAATCGCGACTGGTCGAGCACTTCTCGGCCTTCGATGCGTGGCGGCTGGGCGCCGCCAGGCAAGCGATGCCCGGGTCGCCGTCGTTCAGCTTCATACCGCAGCTAATCACCGGCCAGAGGCAAGGGCTCGGGATGGTTTACGAGGCGATCCAGGCCCAATCGGCGATGCTGTCGTTCAACGACATCTATCGCATCCTCGCGCTGATCGCTGTGATCATGATTCCGTCCTTCCTGTTCCTGCGCGGCGCGACGAGCAGCGGCGGCGGCGCAGCTCATTGAGGCCGCGCCGCCACGATTCAGGAGTCTGTCCGTCGGCTCAGCCGCGGGCTGCGGCGAGCGCCTTCTGCCATGCGGGCAGCGCCGCGAGCGCGGCATAATAGCGCGTGATTTCGGGATAGTCGGCGACCGGATACTGCGCCGGCTCGGCCGTCGCCATCGGCGCGCCAATTGCGAAGTCGGCGATCGTCAGCTTGTTGCCGACCAGCCATTCACGCCCCTTGAGCGCGGCGTTCAAAACCTTCGCGCATTTGTGAAACTGCGTCTCGCCCTTGGCGACTTCCGCCGGGTCCGGCGCGCCCGCGCCGACGAGTTTTTTCACGAACCGCTCGAAGGTGAGAATCGCGCAGGCCGGGAACCAATCGGCGGCGTCCCACGAATGCCAGCGCAAAACATCGGCCTGCGCCTTGGCGTCCGACGGCCAGAGCCCGCTCGCCGGTTTCTTCGCCGCCATGTACTGGAGGATCGCGTTCGACTCCCACAGCACGAAGCCGTCGTCCTCGAGCACCGGCATCCGCTCGTTGGGATTAAGCGCTGCGAATTCTGGTTTGTGCTGTTCACCCGTGAATAGATCGACCATTTTCATCTCGCAATCGAGGCCTAGATGATACGCGAGCGCCATGGTCTTGGTCGCGCGCGGTGACGGTGGAAATGCGTGCAGTTTCATAAGCTACTCCTTGTGCGATGGTTAACTGCTCAATCCATAGTCGCACGAAGCGGCCTCGGATCGACAATCGGCGTTAGACTCTATAGTGTCACTGAACCGGCGTGCGCCTGGTAGTGGCCCAGCACCATGTCCCAGCCGCTGTCATAGTTCTTGCGCCCTGCGGTGAGCTTCGCGTCCTGCTCCCAGCCGGAGTGTTCGAGCTCGACGCGCGTGCCTGCGCCCTCCGCGATGAAGCGGACTTCCACTTGCGTCGGAAAGTCCCAACTCGGCGCGCGGAAAGTGAAGGCCACGAGGGCCGGCGGCTGATAGGCGGTGACGCGGCCAATCTCGGACTCGGCGCCGTCGGGGCTGCGCTCGAAATAGCGGCTGCCAACGCGTTTTTCGATAAACGCTTTGGTCTCCTTGCCGAAGCCGCCGGGCCACCACTGACTCATCTCTTCGCAGAATATCCTGAATGAGACTTCCGGCGAGCGCTCCACCTTGATCGACTTGCGAATCGTCATGATTTCTCCTCAGCGTAGCGTTTGAAAGCTTCGAGTGCGGTTTCCCAAAATCGTTCGACATCTTCGAATTCCATAATCAACCGCCTGATTGAGCGGCCTCCCGCCTGTGCCAACTCGTAAATGCGTTCGCGACCGTGGCGGCGCGCACGGATAAGTCCGGCCCCGGCAAGCAGGCGCGTGTGTTTGCAGATGGCCGGCCGGCTCATCGCAAAGCCTGCGGCGAGAGCGCTCGCGCGGCGCGGGCCGCCAGCCAGCCGGCGCAGCAGCTCGCGGCGGGTCGGATCCGCCAGCACCGCGATCGTCGCGTCGAGTCTCATGGAAGATATGTAACCGTTCAGTTACATATTGTCAGCGAGATCGGCAGCAGCCGCGATGCATGGATAATCCGGGATTCTTCGCTCCGGCAGCCTTCGCTCAGAATGACAAGTGGTTCAATGCTACTGAAAGTAGCGCCGTCATTCTGAGAAGCCGGCGATGGAGTTGCACGAATGGGTATTCGCGACCCACTTGCGCAGAGATTCCCTAGCTTTGGGCTTGCGCGCCGTAGCGGCGTTCGGGCTCGATGTGCGTCAGGAAGTGCGGCCGCATCCACGCAATCAACGCCGGCAGGATGAGCATCGCGGCAAGCAGATTGGTGACCATCAGGAGAATTAGGATCAGGCTCATCTCGTTCTGAAAGAGCAACGGCGACAAGGCCCACGGCGCAAGGCCGGCGACGATCACGAGGAAGGTGGCGATGACCCATCGGCCCGCACCGTGAATCGCGTAGCGCACCGCGTCATCGAGCTCGAGTCCCGCCGCCATCGCGTCCTGAATCCCGGCCAGGAGGTAAACGGCAAAGCAGAGACCGAGCCCCATCCCGAGCGAGATGACCGAGATGGTATCGGTGGTGAGACCGATGGCATTCTGATTCAAGTAGGCGAAGCCGAGAAAGTTTGCCGCCATCGCGATCAGCACCAGCAGTGCGCCGGCGAGGAACGAACGCGCCATAATTGCGCCGAGGATGAAGATAGCTGAGAGGACGAGCGCGAGATTCAGTAGATTGAGCCGCTGCGTGACGTCATTGATTGCCAGGTAGAGTCCGGCTTCGCCTCCAAGGTAGAGCAGCTTGACCTGATTGAGACCATGGTCCGGCGTCACGCGCTCGCGCACAAAAGTGTCGAGGTCTGCGCGCAGGCGGTTGAGCCGCGCCGCAGTGTGGTCCGGCAGGAGCATCAGGATACGGCCGTTGCGTGCGGAGGGCTGGTAGGCGAAGTAGGCCTTGGGCTCGTCGGGCGCGGCGGCGCCGAAAAAGAAGCCCCACAGATTCGCACTGAGCATCTCGCTGTCGGGAATCGCCATGAACTTGGGAAAACCGTTGTGCAGCAACATGTTCATCGGCTTTTCGGCGACATTGCCGAAGCCGAGCACGGCCGAGGCGTCGCCGCGTTCGAGCAGATAATCTGCGAGGTCGTCGCCCATCCGCATCGTCGCGGTGCCCATCGTAGATTGAGGGCTGGGGAACTCCGGTGTTTCGAGCACCACCCAGGCGGTATTGGTTGGAACAAAGCGGGCGATTTCAGCGGTGTCCCGATTGATTTTCGCATCTTCCCGATAGATCGGAGTGCCTGGGGTCTGATAGCCGATAAGCACGCGTTGCTCGGCGACGAGGCCCACAATCAGGGCAACGACGGCGGCGCCGATCAGGACGAGGCGCGGCCAGCCGGCGCTAATCGTGAGATTGGTGAGGCGATCGCGCCATCCGCGGCGCACGCCAACCGGAGCGCGATGCAGCTCCGGTGACGGCAGATAGCTCACGAGAATCGGCTGACCGGCGAAAACCACGACGAGACTCGCGCCCATCCATACCGCGCCGCCGATTCCGAGTTGCCGCAAGACCGGGATACTGCCCACCGCGACGAAGGCAATGCCCGCGATACTGATCAGCACGGCGATCAGGCCCGGCCGCCACAGCGCATCGGCGGTGGTCACGCAGGCTCCAATCTTATCGTCCTGGCGATCGAGCTCGTGATAAAAATGTCCCTGCCATTGGATGCCGTGACCGAGATCCCGCGCGGTCATGATCAAGGGTAGGACCAGCATCGCCGGGTCGAAGTTGTAACCCTTGAGGCTCATAAAGCCGACGCCCCATATGGCGGAACAGACCCCGGTCACGACCGGCGCCCACCAGCCGCGCCGCCGTCCGAGGCAGAGCCAGGTCAACAACAGCATCAGGGCGAATGACGCGCCGAAGATCTTCTCGATGCGCGGCAGATAATGGTAGCCCCAGGCCGCGAACATCAGAGGGCCACTGGCATAAATCGTCGTGTTGGCGTCCTGATGATCGCGAATGATTTGCTGAACGCCATCGAAGACCCCCACATAATCGAGCGTGCCTTCATTGAAACTCGCGACCACGAGTGCGCCCTTGA
The Candidatus Binataceae bacterium genome window above contains:
- a CDS encoding DHA2 family efflux MFS transporter permease subunit, with translation MEAASTAPALASEAALPTHKWLIALAVMLGTALEVLDTSIINVALPHMQGSFSASVDEIAWVLTSYLVANGIMLPMTAWISSRFGRKRYFLVSVFAFVAASALCGAAGSLRQMVFFRLLQGASGAAMIPSSQAILMETFPPDEQQMAMALWGVGLMVAPILGPTLGGWITDNWNWRWNFYINLPIGMIAFAMVSAFVHDPPFMRQRRARGGKVDYPGIVLLVLSLGVLQIVLDRGQRADWFNSSWVIAATILSAVAFVALAFRELRFSEPILDLRVLKYRIFDAAMMVTVAFSSILFGTLLLSPVFLQELMGYDAWNAGLVQAPRGIGSMTSMMIVGNLARFGVDTTKFIGLGFTLIAIGCWFSADYSLQSATWPIVWPMLVMGLGFGMIFPPSSAAAISCVSRERMGNAASLYNMMRNTGAAVGIAWMTNMLVSHQQLHQSRLVEHFSAFDAWRLGAARQAMPGSPSFSFIPQLITGQRQGLGMVYEAIQAQSAMLSFNDIYRILALIAVIMIPSFLFLRGATSSGGGAAH
- a CDS encoding glutathione S-transferase family protein translates to MKLHAFPPSPRATKTMALAYHLGLDCEMKMVDLFTGEQHKPEFAALNPNERMPVLEDDGFVLWESNAILQYMAAKKPASGLWPSDAKAQADVLRWHSWDAADWFPACAILTFERFVKKLVGAGAPDPAEVAKGETQFHKCAKVLNAALKGREWLVGNKLTIADFAIGAPMATAEPAQYPVADYPEITRYYAALAALPAWQKALAAARG
- a CDS encoding SRPBCC domain-containing protein, with the protein product MTIRKSIKVERSPEVSFRIFCEEMSQWWPGGFGKETKAFIEKRVGSRYFERSPDGAESEIGRVTAYQPPALVAFTFRAPSWDFPTQVEVRFIAEGAGTRVELEHSGWEQDAKLTAGRKNYDSGWDMVLGHYQAHAGSVTL
- a CDS encoding metalloregulator ArsR/SmtB family transcription factor, which codes for MRLDATIAVLADPTRRELLRRLAGGPRRASALAAGFAMSRPAICKHTRLLAGAGLIRARRHGRERIYELAQAGGRSIRRLIMEFEDVERFWETALEAFKRYAEEKS
- a CDS encoding MMPL family transporter, which codes for MNRKSSTRQRSYGAWLLDFRQPVGLLLLAVTAFMSYQAMHVPIATKFEDLFPAAHPNTVLYRQFREAYGGAQTLVLMLRVKDGDIFTPRTLHAIQDMSDKVNALPGVNHNELFSLASYRVLYARALPGVLKSEPFMWPKVPATAAGIAELKANVLVHREQLAGLVTEDLKGALVVASFNEGTLDYVGVFDGVQQIIRDHQDANTTIYASGPLMFAAWGYHYLPRIEKIFGASFALMLLLTWLCLGRRRGWWAPVVTGVCSAIWGVGFMSLKGYNFDPAMLVLPLIMTARDLGHGIQWQGHFYHELDRQDDKIGACVTTADALWRPGLIAVLISIAGIAFVAVGSIPVLRQLGIGGAVWMGASLVVVFAGQPILVSYLPSPELHRAPVGVRRGWRDRLTNLTISAGWPRLVLIGAAVVALIVGLVAEQRVLIGYQTPGTPIYREDAKINRDTAEIARFVPTNTAWVVLETPEFPSPQSTMGTATMRMGDDLADYLLERGDASAVLGFGNVAEKPMNMLLHNGFPKFMAIPDSEMLSANLWGFFFGAAAPDEPKAYFAYQPSARNGRILMLLPDHTAARLNRLRADLDTFVRERVTPDHGLNQVKLLYLGGEAGLYLAINDVTQRLNLLNLALVLSAIFILGAIMARSFLAGALLVLIAMAANFLGFAYLNQNAIGLTTDTISVISLGMGLGLCFAVYLLAGIQDAMAAGLELDDAVRYAIHGAGRWVIATFLVIVAGLAPWALSPLLFQNEMSLILILLMVTNLLAAMLILPALIAWMRPHFLTHIEPERRYGAQAQS